The following proteins are encoded in a genomic region of Thunnus maccoyii chromosome 8, fThuMac1.1, whole genome shotgun sequence:
- the si:ch211-153b23.3 gene encoding uncharacterized protein si:ch211-153b23.3: MTTLDGFPASFYGEPGVLGMLSNGISAFLVLLQNFSTAHTGIAPQGVENILAGVHLILIGGICQLLAGLLSFRKYDHLSGTAFIGYAALWGSYGATRIYFGAVAETPTTETNVSSNMLLNDTTETPVCYLCLSIKESAVAGLVPYILLSFLLAFCSATVNYIMPFVFGAITATLVFEAVVLMAGSWALVVSGILELLILIFAIYGSAALLVKGLTQRLALKGFGTPLFNVLLLGTTNSASTQSTGQEKKKNTKYAEPMALGFFSDTVAPFIFAFYSFGYMKSFGLGAAWVSIVSVAQLFSSYYAHLRQDCYHTTKFGLHATYWLIKAWDEFVASALIVKDSEVTSGREMMVGDWFFVVAALVLCCGSLNIDVLELIHNMLFVLLTVSTVPQIPLQGYYIFFGVACSLFCATSLYGTFSRLINTIAEKSLIPVGPQPVSTHQLKKALTCGRSEQGDQEVLLQMDHTSDALFYLSNGVAAFSAIQAAVSSTNPSFLHLTVPWVLISGAIIQAYVSRLQVAGAGRFGSVISSIYVVVWATWTWFRFAGKLLQFSTEAAYGFTAGAIALLVINAFLMVIAAYRNLVLLFLTAVMEVVLVCFLLSTLQRLPYQLEVAMLVLLSIICIYGALASMLNCIFSQRVLPMGPPFLKEKMKQETAPELHCPEANSRLTSGLLEIAGLLEKGGVCGIPTDTVYALAASCKNPQAIEKIYNIKDRPAEKPICICISSVEQLVAAKPPFSPLLWEFMRNVYPGGISCIVSKGDWLFKLGVGPAYDRVGTNNSIMIRVPDHTVTGHLCDITGPLAITSANPSGEPDSTHHSMVVNRLGEKIQGVLCDGDSNEVVASTIVNCLRIDEGTITIVREGCVPAVKVRQIFDRVRNMMGEC; this comes from the exons ATGACTACATTAGATGGCTTTCCGGCCAGTTTCTATGGCGAGCCGGGAGTTTTAGGCATGTTATCCAATGGGATCAGTGCATTCCTTGTACTTCTACAGAACTTCAGTACAGCACACACTGGCATCGCACCGCAAGGGGTGGAGAACATACTTGCAG gTGTTCATCTCATCCTGATTGGTGGTATATGCCAACTGTTGGCTGGCCTGCTTTCCTTCCGAAAATACGATCATCTGAGTGGCACTGCCTTCATTGGCTATGCTGCTCTTTGGGGCAGTTATGGTGCCACTCGGATTTACTTTGGTGCAGTAGCTGAAACTCCCACAACAGAAACTAACGTATCAAGCAACATGCTGCTGAATGACACCACAGAGACCCCAGTTTGCTATTTATGTCTGTCCATTAAAGAGTCAGCTGTTGCTGGTCTCGTCCCCTATATCCTTCTGTCCTTTCTCCTCGCCTTTTGCTCTGCCACAGTCAACTACATCATGCCTTTTGTTTTTGGGGCAATCACAGCCACTTTAGTTTTTGAAGCAGTGGTTCTGATGGCAGGTTCTTGGGCTCTGGTGGTCTCTGGGATTCTCGAGTTGCTCATTCTGATCTTCGCCATCTACGGTTCAGCTGCACTGCTTGTCAAAGGTCTGACTCAGCGTCTGGCCCTCAAAGGCTTCGGGACACCCCTCTTCAATGTTCTGTTGCTTGGTACCACCAACTCAGCAAGCACCCAGAGCACTGgccaagagaagaagaaaaacacaaagtatgCAGAGCCAATGGCATTGGGTTTCTTCAGTGACACTGTTGCACCCTTCATCTTCGCCTTCTACAGCTTTGGGTACATGAAGTCCTTTGGCTTGGGTGCTGCATGGGTGTCAATCGTCTCAGTCGCCCAGCTGTTCTCCAGCTACTATGCCCATTTGCGCCAAGATTGCTACCACACTACAAAGTTTGGTCTTCATGCCACATATTGGCTGATCAAGGCTTGGGATGAGTTTGTGGCATCTGCTCTGATTGTGAAGGACAGTGAAGTGACCTCAGGGAGGGAAATGATGGTGGGAGACTGGTTCTTTGTGGTGGCAGCCTTGGTGCTCTGTTGTGGAAGCCTGAACATCGATGTCCTGGAGCTGATCCACAACATGCTCTTCGTCCTGCTGACAGTCTCCACAGTCCCCCAGATCCCTCTCCAGGGATACTACATTTTCTTTGGTGTAGCTTGCTCTCTCTTCTGCGCAACCTCCCTGTATGGTACCTTCTCACGTCTCATCAACACTATAGCAGAGAAGTCTCTCATCCCTGTAGGACCACAGCCCGTCTCCACTCACCAACTGAAGAAGGCTTTGACGTGTGGAAGATCTGAACAGGGAGACCAGGAGGTGTTGCTCCAAATGGACCACACTTCAGACGCCCTGTTCTACCTGTCAAATGGGGTTGCAGCTTTCTCGGCTATTCAGGCTGCTGTTTCCAGCACAAACCCCTCCTTCCTTCATCTGACTGTCCCTTGGGTCCTCATCTCTGGAGCTATCATCCAGGCCTATGTCAGCCGGCTGCAAGTCGCAGGAGCAGGCAGATTCGGATCAGTAATCTCATCAATCTATGTGGTAGTATGGGCCACCTGGACCTGGTTTAGGTTTGCAG GTAAACTGCTTCAGTTTTCTACAGAGGCTGCTTACGGTTTTACAGCAGGAGCCATTGCTCTCCTGGTCATTAATGCTTTCCTCATGGTGATTG CTGCCTATAGGAACCTGGTTTTGCTGTTTCTAACAGCAGTCATGGAGGTTGTACTAGTCTGTTTCCTGCTTTCCACCCTTCAGCGACTGCCATACCAGCTAGAAG TGGCCATGCTTGTGCTGCTTTCTATAATTTGTATATATGGAGCTCTGGCGTCAATGTTGAACTGCATCTTCTCACAGAGAGTGTTACCTATGGGCCCTCCCTTCTTAAAG GAGAAAATGAAGCAGGAGACTGCTCCAGAGCTACACTGTCCTGAGGCTAACTCTCGACTCACCAGTGGTCTTCTGGAGATCGCTGGCCTGCTGGAGAAAGGCGGAGTATGTGGCATTCCCACAGACACTGTGTATGCCCTGGCTGCATCCTGCAAGAACCCTCAGGCAATAGAGAAAATCTACAACATTAAA GACAGACCAGCGGAGAAGCCCATCTGTATTTGCATTTCTAGTGTGGAGCAGCTGGTGGCAGCCAAACCTCCCTTCAGTCCTCTGCTCTGGGAGTTTATGAGGAACGTGTATCCTGGAGGCATCAGCTGCATAGTGAGCAAAGGAGACTGGCTGTTCAAACTGG GAGTGGGACCAGCTTATGACCGTGTTGGTACCAACAACAGCATCATGATCCGTGTCCCTGACCACACTGTGACTGGCCACCTTTGTGACATCACTGGACCCCTTGCCATTACCTCAGCCAATCCCAGTGGAGAGCCAGACAGCACCCACCACAGCATGGTCGTCAA CCGACTAGGAGAGAAGATCCAAGGGGTTCTGTGCGATGGGGATTCTAATGAAGTTGTTGCTTCCACTATAGTCAACTGCCTGAGGATTGATGAAG GGACAATCACCATTGTGAGAGAAGGCTGTGTCCCTGCAGTAAAAGTCAGACAGATCTTTGACAGAGTGAGAAACATGATGGGTGAATGTTAG
- the LOC121902387 gene encoding cis-aconitate decarboxylase-like, producing MSTVRGLHKSAVEVFNYPAHEDTVTASFGRFISEVKPQHLSPVVLHRSKRMVLDSVGVGLIGSTTDVFELALQHCQNMYAPDDISSVYGRKGTRLSPTLAAFVNGVATHSMDFDDTWHPATHPSGAVLPAVLALSDMMPANSKPSGLDFLLAFNVGIEIQGRLMRFSNEAHNIPKRFHPPTVVGTMGSAAACAHLLSLDHSRSSHALAIAASLSGAPMANAATQSKPLHIGNASRLGLEAALLASRGLEASPLVLDAVPGVAGFNAFYEDYVPQPLGSPDDNGHMFLLEEQDMGFKRFPAHLGMHWVADAAASVHKLLVGGDHGTVSPAEVQEILLRVPQSKYINRPFPESEHQARHSFQFNACSALLDGEVTVQSFTPAAMMRPDLLALLGRVLVEHPHDNPANFNRMYAEVQVTLVGGDILRGRCDTFYGHWRNPLTNESLRKKFRNNAGAVLPSERVERLIEVLEELDRLGDCTHLLSQLQ from the exons ATGAGCACTGTGAGAGGACTGCATAAATCTGCAGTGGAAG TCTTTAACTACCCAGCCCATGAGGACACAGTCACAGCCAGCTTTGGGAGGTTCATCAGTGAAGTAAAGCCTCAGCACTTGTCCCCTGTAGTCCTCCACCGCAGTAAAAGGATGGTGCTGGACAGCGTTGGAGTTGGTCTGATTGGCAGCACGACAGATGTGTTTGAACTGGCCCTGCAGCACTGCCAG AACATGTACGCCCCTGATGACATCAGCTCTGTGTACGGACGCAAGGGCACCAGGCTCTCCCCGACACTGGCAGCTTTTGTTAATGGAGTGGCA ACTCACTCCATGGACTTTGATGATACATGGCACCCTGCCACTCATCCCTCAGGAGCAGTCCTTCCTGCTGTGTTAGCTCTCAGTGACATGATGCCTGCTAATAGCAAACCTAGTGGCCTGGACTTCCTGCTGGCTTTCAATGTCGGCATAGAGATCCAGGGCCGGCTGATGAGGTTCTCTAATGAGGCCCACAACATCCCCAAGAG GTTTCACCCTCCCACTGTGGTGGGGACTATGGGAAGTGCAGCAGCCTGTGCTCACCTCTTGTCCTTGGATCACTCCCGCAGCAGTCATGCTTTGGCCATTGCTGCCTCTCTGTCTGGAGCCCCAATGGCTAATGCTGCCACTCAGTCCAAACCCCTCCACATCGGTAATGCCTCACGTTTGGGGCTGGAGGCCGCTCTCCTGGCCTCTCGAGGCCTAGAGGCGAGTCCACTGGTCCTTGATGCTGTCCCAGGCGTAGCCGGCTTCAATGCTTTTTATGAAGACTACGTGCCGCAGCCTTTGGGGTCACCTGATGATAATGGCCATATGTTCCTGTTAGAGGAACAGGACATGGGTTTCAAGCGCTTCCCCGCACATCTGGGGATGCACTGGGTGGCAGATGCTGCAGCCTCGGTCCATAAGCTTCTTGTGGGGGGTGACCATGGCACTGTGTCCCCAGCTGAAGTTCAGGAGATCCTGCTCAGAGTCCCCCAATCAAAATACATCAACAGGCCTTTCCCTGAATCTGAGCACCAGGCACGTCACTCTTTTCAGTTCAATGCTTGCAGCGCTCTCCTGGATGGCGAGGTGACTGTGCAGTCCTTCACCCCCGCTGCTATGATGCGCCCTGACCTGCTAGCTCTGCTGGGCCGTGTTCTTGTGGAGCATCCCCACGACAACCCAGCTAATTTCAACCGCATGTATGCCGAAGTCCAGGTGACACTTGTTGGGGGAGACATCCTGAGGGGACGCTGTGACACCTTCTACGGTCACTGGCGCAACCCACTGACCAATGAGAGTCTGAGGAAGAAGTTCAGGAACAACGCAGGGGCCGTGCTTCCGTCAGAGAGGGTTGAGAGGCTGATTGAAGTTTTGGAGGAGCTGGACAGACTTGGGGACTGCACCCACCTTCTCTCACAGCTGCAGTGA
- the LOC121901901 gene encoding uncharacterized protein LOC121901901, producing the protein MAQLQSLHMSVGMLGISAGSLLLLVNNYANSPEKGFIPYTALGILLLIIAALLAYAGIRRSLSHAQLFSSVCLTISALWCGSGLVYILAGQGVLKPTELRSSLIPGLAAFTLALLLIGNVALVVKKVVLCLIAVCISLACAHQIAGLSASGFGQSATAANYLLVCLVGVYFGFGRLLSIVTHGKVEPPGTGLKRKDELKTGQKQECSDAVSVGLVMNLLSASVLACPLLGVVPQLFVGHVPWLWTAGVFQLGMCVLFYRAMDTLAATFYGFTALLRFAEGYSALLSFYKVEPFSPVPFPVVFSVLFFILALFSCQKSLLEGFYQLFFSAYCIAIAAQPRGFFQGGTQGVQAAIFVASAIMLLITVFNMVSTKMIPTGQGYFKALVTRTRGLTLRAHDKELHAPHLGYSKYADAEVLGHACSVLAAFAVTATIGDRNPLSVLVLPWVVVAGGALQLLCGSVAFSRGKTFESTVFIVYGVMWTVWGLTRYGGLYGDTRGFNVAVGIICFMLFNCLVTVAALFLNVAWFVYAFTFQLILISFLLDAVGALPYGYDIGVTIIFGLVSFYCFLAHIFNSTFQTPQIPLGKPLVKLSGVGGGADICPHVPARKASSVQQIAEIMKNGGICGMPTDTVYVLVAACNRPDAVVKAYKVKKQAQDRPMSLWISSIKQLEPVRHLLSPLLLDFMEAAWPSSISMVIPRGPWMDTFGLGEAAKHIGTPQSIAIRNPDCTVATHLINLVGPIAVTSANPTGEADTTHHNQVYAKLGNKVDGVLCDGASPENIASTVVDCTKIETGNIGFFRVGLIPKSKVLQIFEEVQRRHRQGQTNPAFIYDINLPDTQRDRGSEEDNAASESESERRNGNSTPCTDSPDQSPVLRNESMHRFNMLPAASDIHKELSNETS; encoded by the exons ATGGCACAACTACAGTCGCTGCATATGTCCGTGGGCATGTTGGGCATCTCTGCCG GTTCCCTCCTGCTTTTGGTGAACAACTATGCCAACTCTCCTGAAAAAGGCTTCATCCCCTATACGGCACTGGGGATTCTGCTCCTCATCATCGCTGCCCTCTTAGCTTATGCAG GTATCCGTCGCAGTTTGTCCCACGCCcagctgttttcctctgtgtgtctgactatctctgctctgtggtgTGGTTCAGGCCTGGTGTACATCCTGGCAGGGCAGGGGGTGCTAAAGCCCACAGAGCTAAGATCCTCTTTGATCCCCGGCCTGGCAGCGTTTACATTAGCCCTGCTCCTCATAGGCAATGTGGCACTCGTGGTAAAGAAAGTAGTTCTGTGTCTCATAGCTGTCTGCATTAGCTTAGCTTGTGCCCACCAAATTGCCGGTCTGTCAGCTTCAGGTTTCGGCCAGTCTGCCACAGCTGCTAACTACCTCCTTGTCTGTCTGGTGGGTGTTTACTTTGGTTTTGGACGTCTGCTGTCCATCGTCACTCATGGTAAAGTGGAACCTCCAGGAACTGGCCTGAAGAGAAAAGATGAGCTGAAAACAGGGCAGAAGCAGGAGTGTAGTGATGCAGTGTCAGTGGGTCTGGTGATGAACTTACTGTCGGCCTCTGTGTTAGCCTGTCCTCTGTTAGGTGTGGTCCCTCAGCTCTTTGTCGGTCACGTCCCCTGGCTGTGGACAGCTGGAGTCTTCCAGCTTGGCATGTGTGTCCTCTTCTACCGAGCCATGGACACACTAGCTGCTACTTTTTACGGCTTCACTGCTCTCCTGAGATTTGCAGAGGGCTACAGTGCTCTCCTATCATTCTACAAAGTGGAGCCTTTCTCCCCGGTTCCCTTCCCTGTCGTCTTCTCTGTGCTTTTCTTCATCCTGGCTCTGTTTAGTTGTCAGAAGAGTTTGCTGGAGGGGTTCTACCAGTTGTTCTTTTCAGCGTATTGTATTGCCATTGCAGCCCAGCCTCGAGGCTTCTTCCAAGGAGGCACTCAGGGAGTACAGGCAGCTATATTTGTAGCCTCTGCCATCATGCTTTTAATTACCGTATTCAATATGGTCTCCACTAAAATGATTCCCACAGGGCAGGGCTATTTCAAGGCTTTAGTAACCAGGACGCGGGGTCTCACTCTCAGAGCCCATGATAAAGAGCTCCATGCACCTCACCTGGGCTACTCCAAATATGCGGACGCAGAAGTGTTAGGCCACGCCTGCAGTGTACTGGCTGCTTTTGCTGTCACAGCCACAATTGGTGACAGAAATCCTCTGTCTGTGCTGGTACTGCCCTGGGTGGTGGTGGCTGGTGGGGCACTTCAGCTGCTCTGCGGCTCGGTTGCTTTCTCTCGGGGTAAAACCTTTGAGAGCACAGTTTTTATAGTCTACGGGGTGATGTGGACAGTGTGGGGGTTGACACGATACGGAGGTCTGTACGGTGATACCAGAGGCTTTAATGTGGCCGTCGGGATCATCTGCTTCATGCTGTTTAACTGTTTAGTGACAGTGGCGGCACTGTTTCTAAATGTTGCCTGGTTTGTCTATGCATTCACCTTCCAACTCATCCTCATTAGCTTCCTGCTGGATGCAGTAGGTGCACTGCCTTATGGTTATGACATAGGAGTCACCATCATCTTTGGCCTtgttagtttttattgttttttggcTCACATTTTCAACAGCACCTTCCAGACCCCCCAGATCCCCTTAGGAAAACCTTTAGTGAAGCTGAGTGGGGTTGGAGGAGGGGCAGATATCTGTCCTCATGTGCCGGCCCGCAAGGCTTCATCTGTCCAACAGATTGCAG aAATCATGAAAAATGGTGGCATATGTGGAATGCCTACAGACACCGTCTATGTGCTGGTGGCAGCTTGCAACAGGCCAGATGCAGTTGTCAAAGCTTACAA GGTGAAGAAGCAGGCGCAGGACCGACCCATGTCCCTGTGGATCTCTTCCATCAAGCAGCTGGAGCCGGTCCGACATCTGCTGAGCCCTCTGCTCCTGGACTTCATGGAGGCTGCGTGGCCCTCCTCCATCAGCATGGTCATACCCAgag GCCCATGGATGGACACCTTTGGTTTAGGAGAAGCTGCCAAACACATAGGGACTCCACAAAGCATCGCTATCAGGAACCCAGACTGCACTGTGGCCACACACCTCATTAACCTG GTGGGGCCCATCGCTGTGACCTCAGCCAACCCTACAGGCGAGGCAGACACAACTCACCACAACCAAGTTTACGCCAAGCTGGGCAACAAG GTGGACGGGGTGTTATGTGATGGAGCCTCGCCAGAGAACATTGCATCCACTGTGGTTGACTGCACAAAGattgaaacaggaaacattGGTTTCTTCAGAGTTGGTCTCATTCCTAAATCCAAG GTTCTTCAGATCTTTGAGGAGGTTCAGAGGCGGCACAGACAAGGGCAGACGAATCCTGCttttatatatgatataaatcTGCCAGatacacaaagagacagaggtTCAGAAGAGGACAATGCAGCATCAGAATCAGAGTCagaaagaagaaatggaaaCTCGACACCGTGCACTGATTCCCCTGATCAAAGTCCAGTTCTTAGAAATGAGTCAATGCATCGCTTCAACATGCTGCCTGCTGCATCAGACATTCACAAAGAGCTGTCAAATGAAACCTCTTAA